AGATTAAAAACGAAATGCTGCATCAAATTATTAATTCAGGGTTGGTTGGTACCTTGAAAAAGGGCctcgcagcaggaggtgggattcgaagcacttcgccccctgctgcctcaagtaatcacatttctttattgtttAAACGTACTGCTTGGTCGGTGCGTGTAACATCggtaagaaaaaggaaaattaaaacattttaatttatcatGATCATGTGTGTCTTAGTTACTagcaaaaataaattccatACTCAGAACAAGAATAGCTAGGAAAACACCGCTCTCGTATGTCTTACGGATTTCAAACTATGTCAATAAATACCGACTTAACCTTCACTAAATGTAAATTCGTTAAAATTATTGAGTTATACAATTATTTCAAAGTTCGCCTTCTGTCGCTCTTTCTTCTGTGTTCGCGTTGAATAAAAAAACCACAGGTAGCACTACTGGGGGAGAGACTATGCGTCACTTCCGGGGGCGAAGGTCACTTTTTTGCGGAAGTGTCGCGTGCGTTCAGTCTGAAGGGGAAGGGGCTGGTGCAACGGCAGCGTTTTTCTTTTGGAAACGGATTATGTTATTTATGTTCTTGCtcacataacattttttttttttttaaattgtgttttatttttttgaagacGCGACGGACTTCCGGAGCCGCTGTGTGCTTCAGGTCTCCTGTCTCTGACGCCGGAGGAGGACGCGAGGCGAGGAAGTCTCTGTTCGTCCCGTTGGTTCAGAGTTTTTCTCACACGCTCATTTACGTCAcgtgtgtatattattattgccatatgtcaccacacacacacacacacacacacagccccaggTGGACAGAGAACTTGTTTTCGCAGGTTCACGTGATGTCTCTCACACAGCGAACACACTGACACAACAACAAGtggtatacagtacatacacgtTTTAGTTTACATACGTAAATAATACAGAGTAAAACGGGGTACTGTACAGAGACATGATGGTAAACACTAGTTAGTGAGACGAGGGAAGCAATCAATCATGTCTCTGAGGTACCCGGCATTTTACCTTCATTTTGGCACAGTACGCGCATAGTATGTGAGCTAAAGTGACTTATTTATGGTATAAACAAGTCTGGGTCACAGCCAAGCTGGAACGTTCTCTTTTTTGATTCCATTGTGGCAGACTGACCACTGTGTCCCTCAccgctgctgaatccctttcaccATCCCAGAACTAAGGGTCTCCAACCCATCTCTTTTGGACTGACTTCTCTCTTTGGATCCTCTGTCTGCATAAACTTGTACTTAATTATCctcctcattaaaaaaaaaaaaaagttattcctTATCAGTTTAAATGCAAGTCTTAATGTAATTATTCCAGCAAAGACTGTGATATTGACTTAATGGACTGTGCTTtgaaaatagtgtgtgtgtatccatctATTAGTGAAACTTGCTTCTGTTTGCTGTAAGTCAtgagtcactttgtagaaaagcatctgctaagtgactgaacataactgtaaataattatCACTGTAACATGATCTGAGTATCAGGTATGGGGACAGCCGGTGgagtagtgattagagctgctgcctttggacccaaaggtcccaggttccatgcctgcctctggctgtagtacccttgagtaaggtatttaccctaaattactccagtaaaattacccagctgtataaacgggtaaattgacattgtgagttgctttggagaaaagcatcaggtaaatgtactgATTTAAAGTATCGCATAAATACGACTTACAAGGAAGCGGTGGGGTGATCATTTACTGTTGACTTTTCTGATGGTTCGAGGAAAGCTGTTTCTGTGCCCCGTGATATTTGACCATTTGTTGTGCAAACTATACTTTATCTATTCCATGCACCCGTGGACAGCGACGGGACAGTAAACGGGAGTGTTGATTAAGGGGAATAACGAAGAGGAGGTTGAGGCGGAAGCAGGTGTATGGTTAGTGCCACTGTCCCTCTCTTTCTCAGGGGTCAACTGGATGGACCACACGCAGAGAGAAAGGCTGTCGGCTCTGGTGGAAGAACTGACCACCTCGGGGGAGCCACAGCTCAATCCTTCCAAGATGAAGGATGTGAAGAAGATCTGCAAGTAAGAAAGGCTCTGCTGGCAGTGTTTGCTCAGCCTTCGCCGGTGCAGTTTCCCATGCGCCTCCGGGCAGCTTCGCAGCTCAAGGGCTCAGTGTTTTTCATGGCAACAAAGCATTTGATTTAAGTAGTTTGTTGAACACAAAATATTCAACTTCTTGCTACCCTGTGTTGGTTTACAAATGTCAGGGTTGATGTTCATGTCAATGAACTGTCATTCTgagagattttgtttttatgtgtacAGTTTTACGTTTGTCTGTCTAAGGCTAAGTATCTTTCTGAAGGGTAATGCAGCAAGAGGAGGGATTCAGAGTTTTAAGAGGGAAATTCTGAAGCATCTACATGTAAATTGGCTCCTAAGCTAGTAAGCAGAATCACACTGATCTATGACCttagtgtgttcagtgtgtcaTGTGCAGCTTAATGACACTGATACCCCTCATTTTACACAAAGGTTAAGAGGcaacatagtggttagcacttaCAGGACCCAAGTTACTCTGAATCAATATAGTAAAATTcagccagctgtgtgaatgagttACTCAGTGTAAGTCCCTTTGGGGGAAAGTGTCAGCCTAATGAATAGTGATAAATGCAGAACTATTCCTGTCTTGATTCTCTAAAGTTGAAACTAGTTTCTAATATGTTAGTGTACGTTGATTTGGAAATTTCCCTCTTTAAAACTCCAATTTTGCAATGTTTTGCTGTAAACTCTATTAGAAGCTCAGTTTTGGTTGTCTGTGCTTGCCACTGGTTTGCGAAACAAGTGTTCCTGCTTCCTCCCACGGTCCCCCCCAGGACCTCCAGCGACTACATTGATCATTTCTACCACCTGATCATGAGACAGCTGGCGCAGGAACACGCCGAGATCCGCTTCTCCGCCCTACAGATGGTTAATGAGCTCTTCTCCCGCTCTCATCACTTCCGCACGCTGCTGGTTTCCAACTTCCAAGGGTTCTTGGAGCTGACGGTAGAGACGGACCCGGAGCAGCCGCTGCCTCCTCCCAGAGAGGTGGCGCGGAAGCTGAAGATCCTGGCCATCCGCACGGTGGAGGAGTGGCAGGCGAGCTACGGTGAAGCGTACAAGAAGCTGGCCCTTGGCTACCACTTTCTCAAGCAGATCAAAAAGGTACAGCAACGTGGGTGTTACTTTACCATCTCATATGTCTAGTGTGTTCATTGGGTTGGACAAGAAATGTcgatgtatgtgtatatatactgcataACAAGAGGTATACATTGAAAGGCAAAAATGTTGCAGAGGAATTTGTTAGTGATGTGGTGTGTTGTTCATTTAATGCAAGTGGTGCTTTAAGTAAAGCACAGCACGGAGGGATTTGGATTATTACAAGGAGCAAGTCTTAAGCACCTTGTTGCATTAACACAGTGTTTAGTCAACAAGGTGGAAcattaagaaaggaaaaaaaggcacagactagaaaaatgtctgtaaatAGCTGAGTAAAAGCAGAATATAACAGAGTAAAAAGTGCGACTAAAGTGTTTGCCATTTTTGGGAAGATGATTATTGTGATAATTTACTGGTGTGTGGATATACTGTATGACTTGTACAAGATTGTGTTGTAAAGCGTAGCGTGGCGGTGACCCTCTTGACTTCCCAGGTGGATTTCCACGATGTTCAGGCCAGGACCcaggcagagaggaagaggcaggaggagaagcagaagaggTTGGAGAGACTTTACAAAGATAAAGTGGACAAGGCCACAAAGGAGATGGAAGGTATGTTGGTCTGTGACCTTTCACCTTTGGTGCCTTTTGGTACGTCGCAGTTAGCGGCTTAACTGATCTTCCGTTTGTCTCTTACTTTGAATATGATCACATTGTTGTATAGTCATCAGGACTGACCACCACCGGAAACACCGAATTGATAGTTGTTCTTTTTCAGATGGTCTCAGGATTTGATGCCATGTTTGTTTCTCCTAAGAGTCCTTCCAGGAGATCCAGGAAAGCTTGACCGAGATACACAGTTGTCTTAAGTTACTCGCACCCCATCCAGTGGAGTTCAACCTTGGTGACCTAGAACCAGCAGTAGCCTCACAGACAGAGCAGAGTACTGGCCCAGAGCACCGTGGGAAGGCTACGGCCTCTGCTGTGGACGAGGAACAGCCCTGCTGCAGTAAAGACCTGGGCAGCATAAGGGATGAAGATGAGGCTGAGGAGGAGAACAGCGAGGAGGATTCTGACATGGAGGAGCTTCCAGAAGAAGATGCTTTTATTCGGCACACAGGCCTGATGTCTTACAAGTACAGCCTGGACTTGGACCTGTCAGCAGGTGTGTTGTCTCGGGGGGTCTTGCCAGTTACTGAAGCGTAGTTTTGTTGGCTGATAATGTGTGTTTGATTCAAGACTTTTCTTTCAGTCTTGACAGATCGACACAGGAATTAAATCAACTAAGTAGCTGCACAGTGGGTGGTGTCTAGAATCAGTTCTGTGCTGTGATTGTGCATCTTCTGCATTTGACTGTTTTCACTACCTATCTGTTTCCCATCGCTGGaatgcatttgtacacacaaAGATATAGTAACTCACCTGTGAGATTCTGGTGACTCACCATTAGTTTTATTTCTTAGTTCAGCTACTTCCCTGAACCTTTTGCTGAACTAATAAGACACAGAAATTGcttcatatatatttacatttattcatttagcaaacactttcaTCCATGGCCACCTACAGCTCAGAGTGAACTCAAgggcatttcacaacagatggCTATAGACACAGGTGATTGTTGTGTCCAGTACCACAGTACAGAGTAGCTGTGTATAGAAGTGATAAGAAAGACAGAtgtgatggtgacagatggtgtgatgtgagtttatggagcagttagatcaggagagaagtgggagAAGATATGCATTTTGAAACATGTGAACAACTGGTGAATTAAGTTGAATCCAgttatgggtggcacagtgagaagcgctgctgtctcacagcgcctgggtggagtgagagaacatgggttcgatccccgctcagtctgtgtggagtttgcatgttctctctgtgtgggtttcctccgggtgctccggtttcttcccacagcccaaagacatgctgttcaggttcccccatagcgtgtgagtgtcacagagatagtgtttcactgatgtgtggatctTCCAGTAGGTGTGAGGGTGTAGGTAGTTATAGATGGTTGTGTACCTCATTACCAAATGCGGtaacactgtcagtgtgtggaAAGTAGTGGGGTGGCGGGGGTGTGTTTATACAGACCATTGCTGGACAGTTGGACTGACTTAGTAGTCTGTGTAGACACACTCTTCCCACTTTCTGCTTGAgtaatgtgtgcttttttgGAGTTAAAGAGCGGGGGGGGCTCACTTCTGGCTGCAGATCTGAAAGTGAAGGAGAGTGAGGAAAACGAGGCTGTGGTGAACACCGTGCGGGACCTGCACAGGCTGATCAACACCAAGCACCTGCCTGCCGTCCGTTCCTGGGTTCAGGTACCTGTTTGCACATGCGGCACATCCCTGCAGTCAAACCTTCGACCCCTGAAGCTCAGTCTTGAGGTTTTACCTTAGTGGAGCCATTGAGTTAATGAAGACTTCAGTGAATTGCGCAGGCGGTTGTGGGATGTCTGGGTGTGTATCCTCAGGTGTTCACCAAGGCCGGTGTGGACCAGCAGCTGCTGAGGCGGGCTGTTGACCTCAGGACGTCCCTGGAGGAGGCGCTGCGGAGGCACGATGAACTGCACATCGAAtacagggagagagagcgccGAGTGGTGAGTGAGGGTCAAGTTGCGGTCGCGTGCATAGATGGGGTTCTGTTCTGCTGCGTGATCCACATCAGCTGCCATAAGAATCATGTACACAGTGGTTTATTTCTCAGACAGCTCCACATTTGTGTTCATGTTGCACGTTTTTCCCTACAACAGCAAACAATGGTGGCGTTGTTAAGTAGTAACTCGCTGGCATAGTGGGCTGTTAATTCACCAGTTGTTCACTTGGCCTATTTataattcatttgtttcttgCCACAGGCTG
This genomic window from Scleropages formosus chromosome 1, fSclFor1.1, whole genome shotgun sequence contains:
- the uvssa gene encoding UV-stimulated scaffold protein A isoform X2, producing the protein MDHTQRERLSALVEELTTSGEPQLNPSKMKDVKKICKTSSDYIDHFYHLIMRQLAQEHAEIRFSALQMVNELFSRSHHFRTLLVSNFQGFLELTVETDPEQPLPPPREVARKLKILAIRTVEEWQASYGEAYKKLALGYHFLKQIKKVDFHDVQARTQAERKRQEEKQKRLERLYKDKVDKATKEMEESFQEIQESLTEIHSCLKLLAPHPVEFNLGDLEPAVASQTEQSTGPEHRGKATASAVDEEQPCCSKDLGSIRDEDEAEEENSEEDSDMEELPEEDAFIRHTGLMSYKYSLDLDLSADLKVKESEENEAVVNTVRDLHRLINTKHLPAVRSWVQVFTKAGVDQQLLRRAVDLRTSLEEALRRHDELHIEYRERERRVMKAAAEGEEDEDDFEEVPEKEGFEPHIPDHLRAEYGLEPLASSSSSSSSSLLKSVPAPGPAPPQMSKRRISEEEQDPTCAAATLRVLRERFPSARLSSGPCGNGKEMPSEERGKAPVVPFGLDLYYWGEEQPTAGKIIKNTSQHQFWVPHEVEEEVENEELSAQAKSRFITFSGSFQPVKHKCGAPMSNGSLCERQDRVKCPFHGPIIPRDELGRPRNPEDAARLEQERMRREEEQPGDGNSRTSDTNG
- the uvssa gene encoding UV-stimulated scaffold protein A isoform X1; protein product: MDHTQRERLSALVEELTTSGEPQLNPSKMKDVKKICKTSSDYIDHFYHLIMRQLAQEHAEIRFSALQMVNELFSRSHHFRTLLVSNFQGFLELTVETDPEQPLPPPREVARKLKILAIRTVEEWQASYGEAYKKLALGYHFLKQIKKVDFHDVQARTQAERKRQEEKQKRLERLYKDKVDKATKEMEESFQEIQESLTEIHSCLKLLAPHPVEFNLGDLEPAVASQTEQSTGPEHRGKATASAVDEEQPCCSKDLGSIRDEDEAEEENSEEDSDMEELPEEDAFIRHTGLMSYKYSLDLDLSADLKVKESEENEAVVNTVRDLHRLINTKHLPAVRSWVQVFTKAGVDQQLLRRAVDLRTSLEEALRRHDELHIEYRERERRVMKAAAEGEEDEDDFEEVPEKEGFEPHIPDHLRAEYGLEPLASSSSSSSSSLLKSVPAPGPAPPQMSKRRISEEEQDPTCAAATLRVLRERFPSARLSSGPCGNGKEMPSEERGKAPVVPFGLDLYYWGEEQPTAGKIIKNTSQHQFWVPHEVEEEVENEELSAQAKSRFITFSGSFQPVKHKCGAPMSNGSLCERQDRVKCPFHGPIIPRDELGRPRNPEDAARLEQERMRREEEQPDWRDPELMRDIEAATGEDLGSSKTFGKKGSKGKGKKRKYPNLTDLKQDANTSRSRLERKVFNKSSIRRVTDAMNRLDKRKHEKFSNQFNYALN